The Flavobacteriales bacterium genomic sequence GCGTTGTGTGGCAATGATCAGGTGAATGCCAATGGCACGGGCGAGCTGTGCCAGGCGTGCGATGGGCGTTTCGATTTCCTTGCCCGCTGTCATAATCAGGTCGGCGAATTCATCAATAACCAGTACGATGTAGGGGAGGTAGCGGTGACCTTCATTGGGATTCAGTTTCCGGGCAACAAACTTGGCGTTGTATTCCTTGATGGTTCTGGCGCCCGCATTTTTGAGCAAGTCATACCGCTGGTCCATTTCAATGGTGAGCGACTTAACCGTGTTGATCACCTTGTTGGTGTCTGTGATGATCGGCTCTTCCGCATCCGGAAGTTTGGCCAGGAAATGGCGTTCGATGTGGCGGAACAATGTCAATTCCACCTTTTTGGGATCCACCAATACGAACTTTACCTGGGAGGGATGCTTCTTGTAAAGCAGGGACACGAGCATGGCGTTTAGTCCGACCGACTTACCCTGCCCGGTTGCACCTGCCACAAGCACGTGCGGCATTTTGGTCAGATCGGCGATGTAGATTTCGTTGGAAATGGTACGTCCCAATACCATGGGAAGATCCATCTTGGTATGCTGGAACTTCTCCGATTCAATCAGGGACCGCATGGAAACGATCTGCGGATTTTGGTTGGGCACTTCGATTCCGATGGTACCGCGACCGGGTATGGGGGCGATGATACGGATACCCAGTGCCGAAAGGCTCAAAGCGATGTCATCTTCGAGGTTCTTGATCTTGGAAATGCGTACGCCGGCTTCCGGGATGATTTCGTAAAGCGTAACCGTGGGGCCTATCGTGGCTTTGATCTTCGCTATTTTGATGTTGTAGTTCCCGAGTGTATCAACGATCCGGTTTTTGTTTGCTTCCAGTTCGTCTTTGTTTACCTGGATCACACCTTCGCCGTGTTCTTCCAGCAAATCTGCAGGGGGGAACTTATAGCTGGAGAGTTCCAGTGTTGGATCGTACTCAGCCATGGGAGGTCCTTCGGTGGTGTCGGCTTCCGGTGCTTCTTGCTCGGTTTCACCAGCGGGTTGTTCTTCTATGGAGAAATCAATTCCGTCATCACCGGTAGGTTCGGGTTCTTCCGGTTCTTCGGGCATCACCGGCGCAAGGTCCAGCTCTTCCGGTTCGGCCGGTGGTTCTTCTTCGGGCAGGGGTGATTCTTCTTCCGGTTCAGCAGGAGCGGCCTTAACGGTATTAAGCGCATCAGGTATATCTTCCGGTTCTTCCTCTTCTGATTCCGGCTCTTCCGGTTTCTTACCGGAGGGAAGCGCAGGTAATTTCAGGGAGATATTAAATGCGGCTACCAGGAAGGTCAGCATGATGAATGCAAGGGCCAGGTAACTTCCAAACACGCCTATAAAGCTTTGCAGCCACCCGGCGATGAAGTACCCGAAGCCGCCTCCCATGAACAGGTAACGGGTTTGGAAAATAGCGCCGAAGAAAACCGAACACCAAATCATGAAGAACAAGGTGTAGGTGAAGGTTTTTTTGAAGGGAAGGAACTGTACCTTGAATAAAGAGCGAAGCCCCATCAGCAGGAACAGGAAAATGAAACCGAA encodes the following:
- a CDS encoding DNA translocase FtsK 4TM domain-containing protein; translation: MAKGNRFKDKDQKKERKPGRIRRAVQGFRRFTVDERVRKIFGLTCLLTSVILLISMSSFLFTWENDQDKISSSWSDLLSSRDAQIDNNGGSLGALLSHILIHQWFGIASFGFIFLFLLMGLRSLFKVQFLPFKKTFTYTLFFMIWCSVFFGAIFQTRYLFMGGGFGYFIAGWLQSFIGVFGSYLALAFIMLTFLVAAFNISLKLPALPSGKKPEEPESEEEEPEDIPDALNTVKAAPAEPEEESPLPEEEPPAEPEELDLAPVMPEEPEEPEPTGDDGIDFSIEEQPAGETEQEAPEADTTEGPPMAEYDPTLELSSYKFPPADLLEEHGEGVIQVNKDELEANKNRIVDTLGNYNIKIAKIKATIGPTVTLYEIIPEAGVRISKIKNLEDDIALSLSALGIRIIAPIPGRGTIGIEVPNQNPQIVSMRSLIESEKFQHTKMDLPMVLGRTISNEIYIADLTKMPHVLVAGATGQGKSVGLNAMLVSLLYKKHPSQVKFVLVDPKKVELTLFRHIERHFLAKLPDAEEPIITDTNKVINTVKSLTIEMDQRYDLLKNAGARTIKEYNAKFVARKLNPNEGHRYLPYIVLVIDEFADLIMTAGKEIETPIARLAQLARAIGIHLIIATQRPSVNIITGTIKANFPSRIAFRVTSKVDSRTILDAGGADQLIGRGDLLLSTGSEVIRIQCAFLDTPEVERVTEFIGNQRGYADAHLLPEFVDETAEGSGTLNPDDRDSMFEDAARIVVVHQQGSASLLQRRLKLGYNRAGRIIDQLEAAGIIGPFEGSKARQVLIPDEMALEQFLNSQRSNDEGNEAPLS